The following proteins are encoded in a genomic region of Gossypium hirsutum isolate 1008001.06 chromosome D05, Gossypium_hirsutum_v2.1, whole genome shotgun sequence:
- the LOC107903685 gene encoding glycosyltransferase family 92 protein RCOM_0530710 codes for MESEQRLKRKRIYRPYSRAQFLSRRSLILCLSFFVFLMFLSSERFPIRTVSFHPVVSVPSLSILSKNSLQDSFHAKLRFPLSVEDRVLFPDHLLLLVSDKIDEAEKLDCVYHKVLNHKDVVRQRVLSVDEFDGFRSVVRCPLPPWNYSAAAGLMWRGHGVDYSLSLRSNRTVHSWDRLVYEAAFDGKTAVVFAKGLNLRPHKESDPNRFMCQFGLKNSDEEDEGFVVMTEAIVAAQEVVRCSLPSSIRNNRDLAQGIRVTVVLASRNDVEHVRMPSAVRFRNSRSYDHRRNRMRQKENIAVPSVAKLYNSKSYQTKRNDGKFELCACTMLWNQAPALREWIMYHTWLGVERWFIYDNNSDDGIQDVIEELDFQDYNVSRHTWPWIKTQEAGFSHCALRARNECKWVGFFDVDEFYYFPRHHRRGLPGQNLLRSLVANYSSSRTIAEIRTACHSFGPSGLSSPPLQGVTAGYTCRLQSPERHKSIVRPDLLNETLLNVVHHFQLKKGFRYLNVPESSIIINHYKYQVWETFRAKFFRRVATYVVDWQENQNQGSKDRAPGLGTEAIEPPNWRKQFCEVWDTGLRDFVLANLADPATGSLPWEKSLL; via the coding sequence ATGGAGTCGGAGCAGCGTCTGAAGCGGAAGAGGATCTACAGGCCCTACTCCCGAGCTCAGTTTTTGTCACGGAGGTCCTTAATCTTGTGCCTTTCTTTCTTCGTTTTCCTCATGTTCTTGTCTTCGGAGAGGTTCCCGATCCGAACGGTGTCGTTTCACCCAGTTGTGAGCGTCCCCAGTCTTTCTATCCTCTCCAAAAATTCCCTTCAAGATTCTTTTCATGCTAAGTTACGGTTTCCTTTGAGCGTCGAAGACCGAGTTTTGTTCCCCGATCACTTGCTCCTGCTTGTATCCGACAAGATCGATGAAGCTGAAAAGTTGGACTGTGTTTACCACAAGGTTTTGAATCATAAGGATGTTGTTCGTCAACGGGTTTTGTCTGTGGATGAATTCGATGGATTTCGATCGGTTGTTAGGTGCCCTCTTCCACCATGGAATTACTCGGCTGCTGCGGGTTTGATGTGGCGAGGACATGGGGTTGATTATAGTTTGTCTTTGAGGAGTAATCGGACGGTTCATTCGTGGGATAGATTGGTTTATGAAGCGGCATTCGATGGGAAAACTGCCGTTGTTTTCGCTAAAGGGTTGAATCTTCGACCGCATAAAGAATCTGATCCGAATAGGTTCATGTGCCAATTTGGTTTGAAGAATTCGGATGAAGAAGATGAAGGGTTTGTGGTAATGACTGAAGCAATAGTGGCTGCACAGGAGGTTGTTAGGTGTTCATTGCCCAGCAGTATAAGAAATAATCGGGACTTGGCTCAGGGGATTCGAGTTACAGTTGTTCTTGCCAGCAGGAATGATGTCGAACATGTACGGATGCCATCTGCAGTTAGATTTCGCAATTCCAGATCCTATGATCACAGGAGGAATCGGATGAGGCAAAAGGAGAACATTGCTGTGCCTTCTGTAGCTAAACTATACAATTCGAAGTCTTACCAGACAAAAAGGAATGATGGGAAATTCGAGCTCTGTGCCTGCACTATGCTCTGGAACCAGGCACCAGCACTGCGGGAGTGGATTATGTACCATACCTGGCTCGGAGTTGAACGTTGGTTCATTTATGACAATAATAGTGATGATGGAATCCAAGATGTTATCGAAGAACTTGATTTTCAAGACTATAATGTTAGCAGACATACCTGGCCATGGATTAAAACTCAAGAGGCAGGATTTTCACATTGTGCTTTGAGAGCAAGAAATGAGTGTAAATGGGTAGGATTCTTTGATGTCGATGAGTTCTACTACTTCCCTCGTCATCACCGGAGAGGGTTACCAGGTCAGAATTTACTAAGATCCCTAGTAGCAAATTACTCGTCATCACGGACGATTGCAGAGATAAGAACAGCTTGTCACAGCTTTGGACCATCCGGATTGAGCTCACCGCCATTGCAAGGAGTAACTGCAGGTTACACTTGCCGGCTCCAAAGCCCTGAGCGACACAAGTCCATTGTGCGCCCTGATTTGCTCAACGAAACTCTTCTCAATGTGGTGCACCACTTCCAGCTGAAAAAGGGATTCAGGTACCTGAATGTACCCGAAAGTTCTATCATAATAAACCACTACAAGTACCAGGTATGGGAGACCTTTAGAGCAAAGTTCTTCAGAAGGGTTGCAACATATGTTGTTGACTGGCAAGAAAACCAGAACCAGGGGTCAAAAGACCGAGCCCCAGGGCTAGGAACCGAGGCCATTGAACCACCAAACTGGCGAAAACAGTTCTGCGAAGTCTGGGACACTGGTCTGAGAGACTTTGTCCTAGCAAATTTAGCTGATCCTGCCACAGGAAGCTTACCCTGGGAGAAGTCTCTTTTGTAA